A stretch of the Candidatus Gastranaerophilales bacterium genome encodes the following:
- a CDS encoding HNH endonuclease domain-containing protein: protein MKINTLFINNLAAYQIFFSGDKKYKNFSAKTLPAEDTYVSLKQERPPCTFELKKVKGLCCAACGNDVVTYEESKDFQNLIENAKGKQLRNILQSRQRLYNGNEQKIVTKLLGLSSQHEDKNIQQLFQVAFEDSRKILVQKQIETLYKLKRLSKLVQNPEHKRNLKEFIDNMIELAQSRDKIFKRKDVIYELNKILKAANSEADRAVLGTTIKYANYLPTSFNNEHAFIVKYSRRRPGEIASMLLSPRMSTAEHIKPYSLEASDDKNNYIIECKKCNQERGNILFADWIKMNPQILQNIKKFIAKTINAIKSGKVENFEDYPIKVNETLKERSAGLIYFYLDDYQKSIRQDKEKTG, encoded by the coding sequence TTGAAAATTAATACTCTGTTTATCAACAATTTAGCAGCCTATCAAATATTTTTTAGCGGAGATAAAAAATATAAAAATTTTTCTGCGAAAACTTTACCTGCCGAAGATACATATGTGTCATTAAAGCAAGAGCGCCCACCCTGTACGTTTGAATTAAAAAAAGTAAAAGGCTTATGCTGCGCAGCATGCGGAAATGATGTAGTAACTTATGAAGAAAGCAAAGACTTCCAAAATCTGATTGAAAACGCAAAGGGAAAACAATTACGCAATATTTTACAAAGCAGACAGCGTTTATATAACGGGAACGAGCAAAAAATTGTAACAAAATTACTGGGTTTATCTTCACAGCATGAAGACAAGAATATTCAACAGCTTTTTCAGGTCGCTTTTGAAGATTCAAGAAAAATTCTCGTCCAAAAACAGATTGAAACTCTTTATAAACTGAAAAGGCTAAGTAAGCTTGTACAAAATCCCGAACATAAAAGAAATCTTAAAGAGTTTATAGACAATATGATTGAGCTTGCTCAAAGCAGAGATAAAATCTTTAAAAGAAAAGATGTAATTTATGAATTAAACAAAATTCTAAAAGCAGCAAATTCTGAAGCAGACCGTGCTGTTTTGGGTACTACAATTAAATACGCAAATTATCTGCCTACATCGTTTAACAATGAGCATGCATTTATAGTTAAATACAGCAGGCGCCGTCCCGGTGAAATAGCGTCGATGCTGTTATCACCGCGTATGTCAACAGCCGAACATATCAAGCCTTATTCTTTAGAAGCATCTGACGATAAAAACAACTACATTATAGAGTGCAAAAAATGCAATCAGGAGCGAGGGAATATATTATTCGCCGATTGGATTAAAATGAACCCTCAAATACTGCAAAATATCAAAAAATTCATAGCCAAAACCATAAATGCTATTAAATCCGGCAAGGTTGAAAACTTTGAAGACTACCCGATTAAAGTCAACGAAACATTAAAAGAAAGATCTGCAGGGTTAATCTATTTTTACTTAGATGATTATCAAAAATCAATACGACAAGATAAAGAAAAAACAGGTTAG
- the pth gene encoding aminoacyl-tRNA hydrolase translates to MFLIVGLGNFGPKYEQTRHNAGFICADEFVRRHGLSFKTEPKFRAEIASGNVFGEKVILAKPLTYMNLSGEAVVKIAQFYKIEPQNIFVVFDDISIPIGQLRFKSKGSDGGHNGIKSLTLHLSSNDFPRLKIGIGPQPDYMKSEDYVLGKFTAQETEILQRVIPASVDAVEEYLKSGIVEAQNKYNGIDLSD, encoded by the coding sequence ATGTTTTTAATTGTCGGATTGGGAAACTTCGGTCCTAAATATGAACAAACAAGACATAACGCAGGGTTTATCTGTGCGGATGAGTTTGTGCGCAGGCATGGTTTGTCGTTTAAAACCGAACCTAAATTCAGAGCAGAGATTGCTTCGGGAAATGTTTTTGGTGAAAAAGTTATATTAGCCAAACCGCTTACATATATGAATTTATCAGGCGAAGCCGTTGTAAAAATAGCACAGTTTTATAAAATTGAACCGCAAAATATATTCGTTGTTTTTGATGATATTTCTATCCCTATAGGGCAGTTGAGGTTTAAGTCCAAAGGTTCTGACGGCGGGCATAACGGTATAAAATCATTGACACTGCATTTATCTTCCAATGATTTTCCCCGTTTAAAAATAGGTATAGGTCCTCAGCCTGATTATATGAAATCGGAAGATTATGTTTTGGGCAAATTTACGGCGCAGGAAACGGAGATTTTGCAAAGGGTTATTCCCGCGTCTGTTGACGCTGTTGAAGAGTATTTAAAATCCGGTATTGTTGAAGCTCAAAATAAATACAACGGAATTGATTTGAGTGATTAA
- the rpsR gene encoding 30S ribosomal protein S18, protein MYNKQKQVNKKKNCNFCADKVEYIDYKDAHKLKRYLSERGKILPRRITGTCAEHQRQVTLAVKRAREAALLDYVFEG, encoded by the coding sequence ATGTACAACAAACAAAAACAGGTTAATAAGAAAAAAAATTGTAACTTCTGTGCTGACAAAGTGGAATATATTGACTACAAAGATGCACATAAACTTAAAAGATATTTAAGCGAAAGAGGAAAAATTCTCCCAAGAAGAATTACAGGAACTTGCGCAGAACACCAAAGACAAGTTACTCTTGCTGTTAAAAGAGCCAGAGAAGCTGCTTTGTTAGATTATGTTTTTGAAGGATAA
- a CDS encoding single-stranded DNA-binding protein codes for MSVSKAVISGIVTREPEKRFTGNDLAIANFVMNIDEREETLLRVITIGKLAEKAAEQVTKGSKVIVEGRLQTNTVKDSKGEEKRIIELQAADFDVFNSSSASGSSLADNDDSFSYGPSDEVDELIGDDEIPF; via the coding sequence ATGTCAGTCAGCAAAGCAGTTATCTCGGGTATTGTAACCAGAGAACCGGAAAAAAGATTTACCGGCAATGATTTAGCAATTGCTAATTTTGTTATGAATATAGACGAGCGTGAAGAAACACTTTTGCGCGTTATCACTATCGGTAAATTAGCCGAAAAAGCCGCGGAGCAAGTTACTAAAGGCAGCAAAGTTATTGTTGAAGGCAGATTGCAAACTAATACCGTTAAAGACAGCAAAGGCGAAGAAAAGAGAATTATTGAGCTGCAGGCAGCGGATTTTGACGTATTTAATTCTTCTTCAGCTTCAGGTTCAAGTTTAGCTGACAATGACGATTCTTTCTCATACGGTCCTTCGGACGAAGTTGATGAGTTAATAGGCGATGATGAAATACCATTTTAG
- the rpsF gene encoding 30S ribosomal protein S6, producing the protein MKKYELLSIIKPNLDIEEVDKVLSQLEETIKNLGGTITNTDKIGRKKLAYDIDNYRDGFYTVTKLELPQEAIKTLKRNLKLNDNFLRDMIIEDVETKAQA; encoded by the coding sequence TTGAAAAAATACGAATTATTATCAATCATTAAACCCAACTTGGATATTGAAGAAGTAGATAAAGTATTATCGCAGCTTGAAGAAACCATCAAAAATCTTGGCGGTACTATTACAAATACCGATAAAATAGGCAGAAAAAAACTTGCTTATGATATAGATAACTACCGCGACGGTTTTTATACCGTTACAAAATTAGAGTTACCTCAAGAAGCCATTAAGACTTTAAAAAGAAACTTAAAATTGAACGACAACTTCTTAAGAGATATGATTATAGAAGATGTAGAAACTAAAGCACAAGCATAA
- a CDS encoding desulfoferrodoxin FeS4 iron-binding domain-containing protein: protein MTNQAEVYKCNICGNIIEVLFPGVGTLVCCGEDMHLCAPNTTDAAGEKHVPVCEDENGTIMVKVGSVPHPMLEEHYIQMIEVFTKDGVIRKYLNPGQKPEFSLHCECHTTSPCDCGCSEEVSNNEEKSECDCIAINCDCDIVEVREYCNLHGLWKGECKC from the coding sequence ATGACAAACCAAGCAGAAGTTTACAAATGTAATATTTGCGGCAACATAATAGAAGTTCTGTTTCCGGGTGTAGGCACGTTAGTATGCTGCGGAGAAGATATGCATCTATGCGCTCCGAATACAACAGACGCTGCGGGTGAAAAGCATGTTCCTGTTTGTGAAGATGAAAACGGAACAATCATGGTAAAAGTAGGGTCAGTTCCTCATCCAATGCTTGAAGAGCATTATATTCAAATGATAGAAGTCTTTACAAAAGACGGTGTTATAAGAAAATATTTAAACCCCGGTCAAAAACCTGAATTTTCATTGCATTGCGAATGCCATACAACATCACCATGCGATTGCGGCTGCAGCGAAGAAGTTTCAAATAATGAAGAAAAATCCGAATGTGATTGTATTGCCATTAACTGCGATTGTGATATTGTTGAAGTTAGAGAATATTGCAATCTGCACGGACTGTGGAAAGGAGAATGCAAATGTTAA
- a CDS encoding ferritin: MLTKRIEDALNQQINKEFYSAYLYLSMSAYCASIGLEGFANWMKVQYEEEVFHTMKIYNYLLDRKGKVILETIEKPDNEWINVIELFENVLKHEQFVTQSINHLMDIAIEEKDHATVSFLKWFVDEQVEEEVAAEAIIDKLKLIKGEGNGIFMIDKDLAARVFTVPADTQQ, from the coding sequence ATGTTAACAAAAAGAATAGAAGACGCTTTAAACCAGCAAATTAATAAAGAATTTTATTCGGCATACCTTTATTTATCTATGTCGGCGTACTGCGCTTCAATAGGGCTTGAAGGCTTTGCTAACTGGATGAAGGTTCAGTACGAAGAAGAAGTTTTTCATACTATGAAAATTTATAACTATCTTTTAGACCGTAAAGGCAAAGTTATATTAGAAACTATTGAAAAACCTGATAATGAATGGATAAACGTTATAGAGTTGTTTGAAAATGTACTGAAACATGAGCAATTCGTAACACAAAGTATAAATCATCTTATGGATATCGCAATTGAAGAAAAAGACCATGCGACAGTATCTTTCCTAAAATGGTTCGTTGATGAACAGGTAGAAGAAGAGGTTGCGGCAGAAGCCATCATTGACAAGCTAAAACTTATCAAAGGCGAAGGCAACGGTATCTTTATGATAGATAAAGACTTAGCGGCAAGAGTATTCACGGTTCCCGCAGATACTCAACAATAG
- a CDS encoding type III pantothenate kinase, with translation MLLALDIGNSSISIGIFKENKLVKTFKVASDKKRSCDEYGAVLTTILEQHQLKSELKSAVIASVVLPLTDVLKEAIDSYLNIPVFKITSKVNTGVKYKVDNPKEIGADRIANARAAYELYGKPCVVVDFGTATNFDVVSKEGEFLGGVIAPGLGISANALSTYTSLLPKVKIEKPSSAIGKNTIDNILSGLVIGHAKMIDGMIEEIEKELGEKVITIATGGYSDILESSLNRRFDYINPNLTLEGLRLIYNNIKS, from the coding sequence ATGCTTTTGGCTCTTGATATAGGTAATTCATCAATTTCAATAGGAATTTTTAAAGAAAATAAATTAGTAAAAACTTTTAAGGTCGCAAGCGATAAAAAACGCTCCTGCGACGAATACGGGGCTGTTTTGACTACCATCTTAGAGCAACATCAGCTAAAATCAGAATTAAAATCAGCTGTTATAGCAAGCGTTGTTTTACCGCTGACCGATGTTTTAAAAGAGGCAATAGACAGCTATCTCAATATCCCTGTTTTTAAAATCACCTCCAAAGTAAACACGGGCGTAAAATACAAAGTGGATAACCCCAAAGAAATAGGCGCCGACAGAATCGCAAACGCAAGGGCTGCTTATGAACTTTACGGTAAACCCTGCGTAGTAGTGGACTTTGGAACAGCAACAAACTTCGATGTTGTGTCAAAAGAAGGCGAATTTTTAGGCGGAGTAATAGCCCCCGGGCTTGGTATAAGCGCTAATGCTTTGAGTACTTACACTTCACTTCTGCCAAAAGTAAAAATAGAAAAACCATCCTCCGCCATAGGCAAAAACACTATAGACAATATTTTATCGGGGCTTGTCATCGGGCATGCCAAAATGATAGACGGCATGATAGAAGAAATAGAAAAAGAACTGGGCGAAAAAGTAATCACCATAGCAACAGGCGGATACTCGGATATTTTAGAAAGCAGCCTGAATCGCCGGTTTGACTATATTAACCCCAACTTGACCTTGGAAGGTCTGAGGTTAATTTATAACAACATTAAGAGTTGA
- a CDS encoding ketoacyl-ACP synthase III, with translation MAPKVKIAGLGKALPETYLTNFDMAKLVETDDEWISTRTGIKERRVLAGDERLSELAHDAAVDAIIDAKIDKNDIDMIIVATSVNDSIYPNLASEVQSMLGIERHIPCFDMAVACTGAIYAMNTARAYIQSGMYKTILVIGADAHSRFVDWTDRNTCIIFGDGAGAMILQASDNFEGILSMSIHADGSRGQELTLPMGTQNSPLVAQKEVLPQHLYMNGKEIYKFVVNTIPDSILSVVEQAGLTIGDIDYLVLHQANVRIIKAVQERLGFHDGQVFHNLHKYGNTSAASIFVALTEAFEMKEFERPCTIAISGFGAGLAWGSGILRFD, from the coding sequence ATGGCTCCAAAAGTAAAAATAGCAGGACTGGGAAAAGCATTACCCGAAACATATTTAACCAATTTTGACATGGCAAAATTAGTAGAAACCGATGACGAATGGATTTCTACACGCACAGGTATTAAAGAAAGACGTGTTTTAGCAGGGGATGAAAGACTTTCCGAGCTTGCCCACGATGCTGCAGTAGATGCTATTATAGACGCCAAAATCGACAAAAACGACATAGATATGATAATAGTTGCTACTTCCGTTAATGACAGCATTTATCCCAATTTAGCAAGCGAAGTGCAAAGTATGCTCGGCATAGAAAGACATATTCCGTGTTTTGATATGGCAGTTGCCTGTACGGGTGCCATTTATGCAATGAACACCGCAAGAGCTTATATCCAAAGCGGAATGTATAAAACAATTCTTGTCATAGGTGCAGACGCGCACTCAAGATTTGTTGATTGGACAGACAGAAATACCTGTATAATTTTCGGTGATGGCGCAGGAGCTATGATTTTGCAGGCTTCGGATAATTTTGAGGGCATTCTTTCTATGTCGATACATGCCGATGGCTCAAGGGGGCAGGAGTTAACGCTGCCTATGGGAACACAAAACTCACCTTTAGTTGCACAAAAAGAAGTTTTGCCTCAACACCTTTATATGAACGGCAAAGAGATTTATAAATTTGTGGTAAATACCATCCCTGATTCGATATTATCCGTGGTAGAGCAGGCGGGTTTAACTATCGGTGATATTGATTATTTGGTGCTTCATCAGGCTAACGTAAGAATTATAAAAGCGGTGCAGGAAAGATTGGGCTTTCATGACGGACAGGTATTTCATAACCTTCACAAATACGGTAATACTTCCGCTGCTTCAATATTTGTGGCTTTAACAGAAGCTTTTGAGATGAAAGAATTTGAAAGACCCTGTACTATTGCAATAAGTGGTTTTGGTGCGGGACTCGCTTGGGGCAGCGGGATTTTAAGGTTTGATTAA
- the plsX gene encoding phosphate acyltransferase PlsX, which translates to MTIRIAVDAMGGDFAPLETVKGAVDAAKEYGVAIQLIGVQPEIEKELAKYDTKGLDIAITHTDEVIEMGESPAKALRTKKKASIVLTVESVAKGESQGLIAAGSTGAAMAASLFGLGRLSGISRPAICATLPSFKNPVVLIDAGANSDCDANMLYQFAIMGRVFAQSILGYDNPTVGVMNIGEEEGKGNNLVKEVFNILSAKKEELNFIGNVEGRDVFIGDCHVIVADGFVGNVVLKVAEGTIYTMMKMIKEQFTSSPFAKILGLLSKPLFMNIKKKLDYQEYGGALLLGVKGISVISHGSSKALAVKNAIRVAKDAVEKGVNEKISSQVK; encoded by the coding sequence ATGACAATTAGAATAGCAGTAGATGCAATGGGCGGAGATTTTGCACCTTTAGAGACAGTTAAAGGGGCGGTTGATGCTGCAAAAGAATACGGTGTTGCAATTCAACTTATCGGGGTGCAACCCGAGATAGAGAAAGAACTTGCAAAATATGACACAAAAGGGCTTGATATAGCAATAACCCATACTGATGAAGTTATTGAAATGGGTGAGTCTCCTGCGAAAGCTTTGAGAACGAAGAAAAAAGCTTCAATAGTTTTAACGGTTGAAAGCGTTGCAAAAGGTGAGTCGCAAGGGCTTATTGCAGCGGGTTCCACAGGTGCTGCTATGGCTGCGAGTTTATTTGGGCTGGGCAGGCTGAGCGGAATTTCAAGACCCGCAATATGTGCTACTCTGCCCAGTTTTAAAAACCCTGTTGTTCTTATTGATGCCGGTGCAAACAGCGATTGTGATGCGAATATGCTTTATCAGTTTGCTATCATGGGCAGGGTTTTTGCTCAAAGTATTTTAGGTTATGACAACCCTACCGTCGGAGTTATGAATATCGGCGAAGAAGAGGGCAAGGGTAACAACCTTGTGAAAGAAGTATTTAATATTTTATCGGCAAAAAAAGAAGAATTGAATTTTATAGGCAACGTTGAAGGCAGAGATGTATTTATCGGTGATTGTCATGTTATTGTAGCTGACGGTTTTGTAGGTAATGTGGTGCTAAAAGTAGCAGAAGGAACAATCTATACAATGATGAAGATGATTAAAGAGCAGTTTACATCATCGCCTTTTGCCAAAATTTTGGGGCTTTTATCAAAGCCGCTGTTTATGAACATTAAGAAAAAACTTGATTATCAAGAATACGGCGGAGCTTTGCTTTTAGGTGTTAAAGGTATTTCCGTAATATCTCACGGAAGCAGCAAGGCATTAGCTGTAAAAAATGCCATTCGTGTTGCTAAAGATGCCGTCGAAAAAGGTGTGAATGAAAAAATAAGTTCGCAGGTTAAATAA
- the rpmF gene encoding 50S ribosomal protein L32 has translation MAVPKKRTGASAQAHRRANWKATLPTTTTCRQCGETKLSHTVCAACGYYDKDKKASKKEVVVED, from the coding sequence ATGGCAGTACCAAAGAAAAGAACAGGCGCATCAGCGCAAGCGCACAGAAGAGCTAACTGGAAAGCTACATTACCGACTACAACAACATGCAGACAATGCGGTGAAACAAAATTATCGCACACTGTTTGCGCTGCTTGCGGTTATTATGACAAAGACAAAAAAGCAAGCAAAAAAGAAGTAGTTGTTGAAGACTAG
- a CDS encoding DUF177 domain-containing protein: protein MIINIKDLEIDRVQEFSIDEDFEDLKAHAQGEVEASMNGDIIEITGEIEAELECECDRCLKTYTENFIINIDEKFYKESFIPENTKEYEIKHSNFAEELYGREEIDLRDLIYQSIILNVPNKKLCDINCIGTDEVQRCLKDDENTVRIEIPLKKNDKNK from the coding sequence ATGATTATTAATATTAAAGATTTAGAAATCGACAGAGTGCAGGAATTTTCCATTGACGAGGATTTTGAAGATTTAAAAGCACATGCGCAAGGTGAAGTTGAAGCGTCCATGAATGGTGATATCATAGAAATCACAGGCGAGATTGAAGCTGAGCTTGAGTGTGAATGCGACAGATGTTTAAAAACATACACGGAAAATTTCATTATAAATATTGACGAAAAATTTTATAAAGAGTCGTTTATCCCCGAAAATACTAAAGAATACGAAATTAAGCATAGTAATTTTGCAGAAGAATTATACGGCAGGGAAGAAATTGACTTGAGAGATTTAATTTACCAAAGTATAATTTTAAATGTCCCAAATAAAAAACTTTGTGATATAAATTGTATAGGAACGGATGAAGTTCAAAGGTGTCTCAAAGATGATGAGAATACCGTTAGAATAGAAATCCCTTTAAAGAAAAACGATAAAAATAAATAA
- the gatA gene encoding Asp-tRNA(Asn)/Glu-tRNA(Gln) amidotransferase subunit GatA encodes MFKTATEAQEALLSKKISAKELVDFSYKTIEEQEPKVEALNALTKELAYETAKNVDEKIAKGDKLPLLAGVPLIIKDNICVKNTLTTASSKMLENFVSPYSATVANKLEENLIPVVAKANMDEFAMGSSTENSAFKITKNPHNTTKVPGGSSGGSAAAVAAGEALLSLGSDTGGSIRLPASFCGIFGLKPSYGRVSRYGLIAFASSLDQIGPFARSTKDIAMLLEVISGYDKNDSTSINTPVGEYSKNLTSDLKGLKIGVITELLAEGVQDEVKVAVESTIKLYESLGAAIVPVSLPHVKYAIGTYYIIATAEASSNLARYDGVRYTYRAKDTESLIEMFTKTRSEAFGDEVKRRIMLGTYALSSGYYDAYYKKAQQIRSLIKQDYDKAFEQADVLLSPTCPTTAFDLNSKISDPLSMYLMDIGTITANLAGVAAMSVPCGFDKENMPIGLQLTANVLEEQKLLNFAYSYEQATNAEFVKFL; translated from the coding sequence ATGTTCAAAACCGCCACAGAAGCACAAGAAGCATTATTATCAAAAAAAATCAGCGCAAAAGAACTTGTTGATTTTTCTTATAAAACGATAGAAGAGCAAGAGCCAAAAGTCGAAGCGCTTAACGCTTTAACCAAAGAATTGGCTTATGAAACAGCAAAAAATGTCGATGAAAAAATTGCTAAGGGTGATAAGCTGCCTTTGCTTGCAGGTGTGCCTTTAATCATTAAAGATAATATTTGTGTAAAAAACACTTTGACAACAGCAAGCAGTAAAATGCTTGAAAATTTTGTATCTCCGTATAGCGCTACCGTTGCAAATAAACTTGAAGAAAACCTTATCCCTGTTGTAGCGAAAGCTAATATGGATGAATTTGCGATGGGCAGCTCTACCGAAAATAGCGCTTTTAAAATTACCAAAAACCCTCATAATACAACAAAAGTTCCGGGCGGAAGCTCAGGCGGTTCTGCTGCAGCCGTTGCAGCAGGCGAGGCTTTGTTGTCTTTGGGTTCCGATACCGGCGGAAGCATCAGACTTCCTGCAAGTTTTTGCGGTATTTTCGGCTTAAAACCGTCTTACGGCAGGGTTTCAAGATATGGTTTGATTGCGTTTGCAAGCAGTTTGGACCAAATAGGTCCTTTTGCCCGCAGCACAAAAGATATAGCTATGCTTTTAGAAGTCATTTCAGGTTACGACAAAAACGACTCTACCTCTATCAATACCCCTGTTGGAGAATATTCAAAGAATTTAACCTCTGATTTAAAAGGTCTAAAAATAGGTGTTATTACAGAGCTTTTGGCAGAAGGCGTGCAGGATGAGGTAAAAGTTGCCGTAGAAAGTACCATCAAGTTATATGAGAGCCTTGGTGCAGCAATAGTGCCTGTTTCTTTACCCCACGTAAAATATGCAATCGGCACCTACTATATTATCGCTACGGCAGAAGCAAGCTCTAACCTTGCAAGGTATGACGGTGTTCGCTATACCTACAGGGCAAAAGACACCGAAAGCTTGATTGAAATGTTTACAAAAACACGCTCCGAAGCTTTTGGCGATGAAGTTAAAAGACGTATTATGCTTGGCACGTACGCATTAAGCTCAGGCTACTATGATGCTTATTATAAAAAAGCACAGCAAATCCGTTCTTTAATTAAACAGGATTATGACAAAGCCTTCGAACAGGCGGACGTGCTTTTATCTCCTACATGCCCGACTACAGCGTTTGATTTGAATTCCAAAATTTCAGACCCATTGAGCATGTATCTAATGGATATAGGTACTATTACGGCTAACCTTGCGGGTGTTGCTGCTATGAGCGTTCCTTGCGGTTTTGATAAAGAAAATATGCCGATAGGGCTGCAGCTTACAGCCAATGTACTTGAGGAGCAGAAACTTTTGAACTTTGCTTACAGCTATGAACAAGCCACAAATGCCGAATTTGTAAAGTTTTTGTAA
- a CDS encoding helix-turn-helix transcriptional regulator — MSNKNESLVKLGEQIKKLRKEKTFSQIKLALLLGISKEHLSKIERGATAPSINLLLEILKITGGHFIIQ; from the coding sequence ATGTCAAATAAAAACGAAAGTTTAGTGAAGCTGGGTGAGCAAATAAAAAAACTAAGGAAAGAAAAAACTTTTTCTCAGATTAAGCTTGCTCTTTTATTAGGTATTAGCAAAGAACATTTATCAAAAATTGAGCGAGGCGCAACCGCACCAAGTATCAATTTATTGCTTGAAATTTTAAAAATTACAGGCGGTCATTTTATTATTCAATAA